The Chloroflexota bacterium genome window below encodes:
- a CDS encoding LysR family transcriptional regulator yields MVINLQQLRALVAVIDSGSFTKAAVELYLTQPAVSMQVQRLQSVLGATLLQRDGRKLVPTDAGLAVYRYAHEVLSASETLQRDIEALSIRGLHHITVGTGAAYSAYLLPSLLAAFQRSNPSVRVTLVDGSPTDLIEQVRRAQMDIAIIRTRRIEDDLDAYLLGTDDVILIQSARMPVWDGPTLTLEQVIGLPFVRRATGRDTAAASLDEAIVGAGLPPLNTVLTFGTWEGVKEAVRAGSGLAIALRAVVQRELQCGELREVAVQGYRSEQPVYLLQSPRRRSGPRLPEFERLLTMLINEFPLDRESRDSTHGVEEAWRAMP; encoded by the coding sequence TTGGTCATCAACCTTCAGCAGCTGCGCGCCCTCGTCGCGGTGATCGACTCGGGCAGTTTCACGAAGGCCGCGGTTGAGCTCTATCTCACCCAGCCTGCGGTCAGCATGCAGGTGCAACGTCTGCAATCGGTACTCGGGGCGACGCTCCTCCAGAGAGACGGGCGAAAGCTCGTGCCGACGGATGCTGGGCTTGCCGTGTACCGATATGCACACGAAGTGCTCTCCGCGAGTGAAACGCTCCAGCGCGACATCGAGGCGCTCTCGATCCGGGGGCTGCACCACATTACGGTGGGAACCGGGGCGGCTTACAGCGCCTACTTGCTGCCTTCGTTGCTGGCGGCATTTCAGCGGTCAAATCCCTCTGTTCGCGTGACCCTCGTCGATGGGTCGCCGACTGACCTCATCGAGCAGGTCCGACGGGCGCAGATGGATATCGCGATCATCCGGACCAGACGGATCGAAGACGATCTTGATGCCTATCTGTTGGGCACAGACGACGTCATTCTGATCCAGTCAGCTCGAATGCCCGTATGGGATGGACCGACACTGACGCTCGAGCAAGTTATCGGTCTTCCGTTCGTCCGTCGCGCCACAGGTCGCGATACCGCGGCCGCTTCCCTGGATGAGGCGATTGTTGGAGCCGGCTTGCCACCCCTGAACACCGTGCTGACATTCGGAACCTGGGAAGGTGTCAAGGAGGCTGTGCGGGCAGGTTCTGGGTTGGCGATCGCACTTCGCGCTGTCGTACAGCGCGAGCTTCAGTGTGGGGAGTTGCGGGAAGTAGCGGTCCAAGGGTACCGGAGCGAGCAGCCGGTCTATCTCCTGCAATCGCCCCGTCGGCGCAGCGGCCCTCGGCTCCCTGAATTCGAGCGGCTGCTCACGATGCTCATCAACGAATTTCCGCTTGACCGAGAATCGCGAGATAGCACCCACGGAGTGGAGGAAGCATGGCGAGCGATGCCATAG
- a CDS encoding ABC transporter substrate-binding protein: MTNLRHRTAWLACLLTVAACAPSAAPGTLGRSPAAPSPSAVPIQRTLVMLARGEPPSIAAKPLQAFSGSLLGPIRMFNGTLDYMDDTEGIHPYQAEALPQLNTDSWQVFPDGTMQTTYHLRPNLSWHDGQPLTAADFVFGWQVYSTPELGASAGAPIGQMAEVLAPDRDTVVIKWRRLYPDAAGLDMGFQALPAHILRGSLRQLDPEAFVNLPFWTREYVGSGPYRITEWTPGSAIEASAFEGHALGKPKIDQVRIMFVSDPNTAIALMLTGEAQFAHDWVFFYEEAATLEQEARARNVDIVLDYAPSLLRLTGIQHRPDTVSPRALVDVRVRRAIAWGIDAQAAVDAVTGGHGLATSTITSPRSRMFKAVEGLSPPPRYDPRMVQQLLEEAGLTRGPQGFFQEPGGEPFRVEYATDGGPSPERENAIYVDSLRQAGVDVFSYVIPVAQLRDLQARALRPGLTMGGFGGKALSLFTSAEIPRPENRWAGQNRAGWSSPEYDRVWQAFDTSLDPADREQYTAQMERLIYEDVGAIPTMFMVVVNARAGNLQGPKVRQTPDAANGAFNTYLWEWTR; this comes from the coding sequence ATGACGAACCTCCGGCACCGGACCGCCTGGCTGGCATGCCTGCTCACTGTCGCCGCGTGCGCGCCATCGGCGGCGCCTGGAACGTTGGGGAGATCGCCCGCCGCTCCTTCGCCGAGCGCAGTTCCGATCCAGCGCACCCTCGTGATGCTGGCACGCGGCGAGCCACCCAGTATCGCGGCCAAGCCCCTCCAGGCATTCTCAGGATCGCTGCTGGGCCCGATTCGCATGTTCAACGGCACGCTCGACTACATGGATGACACCGAGGGCATCCACCCCTACCAGGCCGAGGCGTTACCGCAACTCAACACGGACTCGTGGCAGGTCTTCCCCGACGGCACGATGCAGACGACATATCATCTGCGCCCCAACCTGTCCTGGCACGATGGCCAGCCGCTCACCGCCGCGGACTTCGTGTTCGGCTGGCAGGTTTACTCCACGCCGGAGCTGGGCGCGTCGGCCGGGGCGCCGATCGGGCAGATGGCCGAGGTGCTCGCGCCGGACCGCGACACGGTCGTCATCAAGTGGCGACGCCTGTATCCCGACGCGGCCGGGCTCGACATGGGGTTCCAAGCGCTCCCCGCCCATATCCTCCGCGGGTCGCTGCGCCAGCTCGATCCTGAAGCCTTCGTCAATCTGCCGTTCTGGACGCGGGAGTACGTCGGCTCCGGGCCATACCGGATCACTGAGTGGACGCCGGGCTCGGCAATCGAGGCTTCTGCGTTCGAAGGCCACGCCTTGGGCAAGCCCAAGATCGACCAGGTCCGCATCATGTTCGTCTCTGACCCCAACACGGCGATCGCCCTGATGCTGACCGGTGAGGCGCAATTCGCCCACGACTGGGTGTTCTTCTACGAGGAAGCCGCCACCCTGGAGCAGGAGGCGCGGGCGCGCAACGTGGATATCGTGCTGGACTATGCGCCGTCCCTACTTCGCCTGACGGGGATCCAGCACCGGCCGGATACTGTCAGCCCCCGCGCACTCGTCGACGTTCGCGTCCGTCGCGCCATTGCCTGGGGCATCGACGCGCAAGCGGCAGTAGACGCGGTGACGGGCGGTCACGGACTCGCGACTTCTACGATCACCTCGCCCCGGTCGCGCATGTTCAAGGCAGTGGAAGGGCTCAGCCCGCCGCCGCGCTACGATCCCCGCATGGTCCAGCAGCTCCTCGAGGAGGCCGGGTTGACGAGGGGGCCCCAAGGGTTCTTCCAGGAGCCCGGGGGCGAGCCGTTCCGGGTGGAGTACGCCACGGATGGCGGACCATCGCCCGAGCGCGAGAACGCCATTTACGTCGACAGCCTGCGCCAGGCGGGCGTGGACGTCTTCTCCTACGTCATCCCGGTCGCGCAGCTGCGCGACCTGCAGGCGCGGGCCTTGCGCCCCGGGCTGACCATGGGTGGCTTTGGAGGGAAGGCCCTCAGCCTCTTCACCTCCGCGGAGATTCCACGCCCGGAGAACCGGTGGGCCGGTCAGAACAGGGCTGGCTGGTCGAGTCCCGAATACGACCGCGTCTGGCAGGCATTCGACACCAGCCTCGACCCTGCGGACCGCGAGCAGTACACCGCGCAGATGGAGCGGCTGATCTACGAGGACGTGGGCGCGATCCCGACGATGTTCATGGTCGTCGTCAACGCCCGGGCGGGCAATCTCCAGGGGCCGAAGGTCCGCCAGACGCCCGACGCCGCGAATGGCGCGTTCAATACGTACCTCTGGGAATGGACCCGCTGA
- a CDS encoding Rieske 2Fe-2S domain-containing protein codes for MLSKEDNELLTRTGPGTPMGQLFRRFWMPALLSEELAADGPPMRTGLLGEDLVAFRDSTGQIGAVDAYCAHRRSRLYYGRNEESGLRCIYHGWKFDTAGNCIEMPTEPAESTFKDRIRLKAYPARDWGGVVWVYMGPPELMPELPLFEWCQVPPSHRMVMRWMQECNYFQGMEGEMDSTHAYFLHQWFDQQNIPTGPAGARGGAATGGRPSFNFRNIQMPPRQTDFGMIRSSHSPDPSGLERWRIDRWMVPNFSLISSPTYPSGGRVFVPIDDEHCTVFQYMSHPERPLKDDERRRLQVNAPSEKKYSPDVERTVYQLPGGYAIDTYRDTRTLQNDYLQDREFQRTKNMSGIPAQRTQDTAMVERQGPGAIVERDLEHLSATDAPLIKMRAILLEACRDLQKGIEPYNASHPEAYSTISIECLSEHTDLDGALEDQLACIRSAARSWKDTVPQTVPAG; via the coding sequence ATGCTGAGCAAAGAAGACAACGAGCTCCTCACCCGAACGGGGCCGGGCACGCCCATGGGCCAGCTCTTCCGCCGATTCTGGATGCCGGCCCTGCTCTCGGAGGAGCTCGCCGCGGATGGGCCGCCGATGCGCACCGGGCTCCTCGGCGAAGACCTCGTCGCGTTCCGGGATTCCACCGGCCAAATAGGTGCGGTGGATGCCTACTGCGCCCACCGCCGCTCGCGTCTCTACTACGGGCGGAACGAGGAGTCCGGCCTGCGCTGCATCTACCACGGCTGGAAGTTCGACACGGCCGGCAATTGCATCGAGATGCCCACCGAGCCGGCCGAGTCCACGTTCAAAGACCGCATTCGCCTCAAGGCCTATCCCGCACGGGACTGGGGCGGGGTCGTCTGGGTCTACATGGGGCCGCCGGAGCTGATGCCCGAGCTGCCCCTCTTCGAGTGGTGCCAGGTGCCGCCGAGCCACCGGATGGTGATGCGCTGGATGCAGGAGTGCAACTACTTCCAGGGGATGGAAGGCGAGATGGACTCCACCCACGCGTACTTTCTCCACCAATGGTTCGACCAGCAGAACATCCCGACTGGACCGGCAGGCGCACGCGGTGGCGCCGCGACGGGTGGCCGACCCTCCTTCAACTTCCGCAATATCCAGATGCCGCCCCGACAGACGGACTTCGGCATGATCCGCTCGTCCCACTCGCCCGATCCAAGCGGGCTGGAGCGGTGGCGCATCGACCGATGGATGGTGCCCAACTTCAGCCTCATCTCGTCTCCGACCTATCCGTCCGGCGGGCGGGTCTTCGTCCCCATCGACGACGAGCACTGCACAGTCTTCCAGTACATGTCGCACCCCGAGCGGCCACTGAAAGACGACGAGCGGCGACGGCTCCAGGTGAACGCGCCCAGCGAGAAGAAGTACAGCCCAGACGTCGAGCGGACCGTGTACCAGCTTCCTGGCGGGTACGCCATCGACACGTATCGGGACACGCGGACCCTTCAAAACGACTACCTGCAGGACCGGGAGTTCCAGCGGACGAAGAATATGAGCGGAATCCCGGCCCAACGGACCCAGGACACGGCGATGGTGGAGCGGCAGGGACCTGGGGCGATCGTCGAGCGGGACCTGGAGCACCTCAGCGCCACCGACGCGCCGTTGATCAAGATGCGGGCCATCCTGCTCGAGGCCTGTCGCGATCTCCAGAAAGGCATCGAGCCCTACAACGCGAGCCATCCGGAGGCCTACTCCACGATCTCAATCGAGTGCCTCTCCGAGCATACGGACCTCGACGGCGCGCTCGAGGACCAGCTCGCATGCATTCGATCCGCCGCCCGCTCGTGGAAGGACACGGTGCCCCAGACGGTGCCCGCCGGCTAG
- a CDS encoding Rieske 2Fe-2S domain-containing protein, with product MLTVEDAELIMRTGPGTPMGELIRRTWVPCCLSEELPEPDCDPIRIRLLGEDLVAFRDSDGHVGVMEERCPHRQASLFFGRNEEGGIRCLYHGWKIDVHGNVLETPCEPPESRMRFHIKHRAFPVVEQGDVVWIYMGPKEKQPPFPNFWWTTVPADQRSVGKIDYACNYVQSIEGAIEHIHGDVLHSGHELMGWNEAQIASLDKRYYGFRPAARLYENQDTPYGFRFAGIKPLDDDQKAIHITPFIVPFHILLSTSPHMFVPMDDEHCWYFDVRASATHKVDRERELRERGEVVGVDVDAQHRKFRTLDNNFLQDRKAMRAKKEHWSFSGIPWGKPHQDMAVIESMGPLTNWAKEHLGVADVVIVAMRQCLIEAVKRFVESGEVAEADPSVPLDRVRGESAVIPADAEWKQIAMYAGESEPAMS from the coding sequence ATGTTGACGGTGGAAGATGCAGAACTGATCATGCGAACCGGGCCCGGGACCCCAATGGGCGAGCTCATCCGCCGGACATGGGTGCCGTGTTGTCTCTCTGAGGAGCTGCCGGAGCCGGACTGTGACCCAATCCGCATCCGGCTCCTCGGCGAGGACCTCGTTGCATTTCGCGACAGCGACGGTCATGTCGGCGTCATGGAAGAGCGTTGTCCCCACCGTCAGGCCTCCCTCTTCTTCGGCCGAAACGAGGAGGGCGGGATCCGCTGCCTCTACCACGGCTGGAAGATCGACGTGCACGGGAACGTCCTGGAGACTCCCTGCGAGCCGCCCGAGAGCCGGATGCGCTTCCACATCAAGCACCGAGCCTTCCCGGTCGTGGAGCAGGGCGACGTGGTCTGGATCTACATGGGCCCGAAGGAGAAGCAGCCGCCGTTCCCGAACTTCTGGTGGACCACGGTACCCGCGGATCAGCGCAGCGTTGGCAAGATCGACTACGCCTGCAACTACGTCCAGTCCATCGAGGGCGCCATCGAGCACATCCACGGCGACGTGCTCCACTCGGGTCACGAGTTGATGGGCTGGAATGAGGCACAGATAGCGAGCCTCGACAAGCGCTACTACGGATTTCGCCCAGCGGCCCGGCTTTATGAGAACCAGGACACTCCATACGGCTTCCGATTCGCCGGCATCAAACCGTTGGACGACGATCAGAAAGCGATCCACATCACGCCCTTCATCGTTCCGTTCCACATTCTCCTGTCGACATCGCCCCATATGTTCGTCCCGATGGATGACGAGCACTGCTGGTACTTCGACGTGCGCGCCAGCGCCACCCACAAGGTCGACCGGGAGCGCGAGCTGCGGGAGCGGGGCGAGGTAGTAGGGGTGGACGTCGATGCCCAGCATCGGAAGTTCCGAACCCTCGACAATAACTTCCTGCAAGACCGCAAGGCGATGCGAGCGAAGAAGGAGCACTGGAGCTTCTCCGGCATTCCCTGGGGCAAGCCCCACCAGGACATGGCCGTCATCGAGAGCATGGGGCCGCTGACGAACTGGGCGAAGGAGCACCTCGGGGTGGCAGATGTCGTCATCGTGGCCATGCGCCAGTGCCTCATCGAGGCGGTGAAGCGGTTCGTCGAGTCGGGTGAGGTGGCCGAGGCCGACCCGTCGGTCCCGTTGGATCGCGTCCGTGGGGAGAGCGCGGTGATCCCCGCCGACGCGGAATGGAAACAGATTGCCATGTATGCGGGAGAATCTGAGCCTGCGATGAGCTAG
- a CDS encoding Gfo/Idh/MocA family oxidoreductase, whose amino-acid sequence MVEQLRLGIVGAGRRAQQHLATLRALTDLFQVAAICDANPSVAERVAGELGCEAYTDPRECLTKDRVDAVLITTPPEAHHLVAIVAARAGVPMMIETTLGLTRPMMDAIADAVAKAGVFVEVAENYGRRPAEQLNAAAIRAGLIGELVHLSAYNPPVNEESSYHIMSLLRSYAGCDVAEIRAAGRRVPNGPVREGWPESWIDATLTFESGITASVSYSTAWVTPLRWGRPRIVTAEGTNGYILTEDGADRLRRGEDGGPVDYPTRVEMAVTANGETPTRYSFGPGFDASWDNPFADRALPDTGGIADGIARAIELRSLHRGVTSGGTPGWTIAQARRSQELGIAIAEAARRDTPMPAKLEGGTSWEREQHAAVVQRWRIDPLDDVDRVLDHLSNRRH is encoded by the coding sequence ATGGTCGAGCAGCTTCGTCTCGGGATCGTCGGCGCCGGCCGTCGCGCCCAGCAGCACCTCGCGACGCTCCGCGCCCTGACGGATCTCTTCCAGGTCGCCGCCATCTGCGACGCAAATCCGTCGGTCGCCGAGCGGGTCGCGGGCGAGCTGGGCTGCGAGGCGTACACCGACCCGCGCGAGTGCCTCACGAAGGATCGCGTCGATGCGGTGCTCATCACGACACCGCCCGAGGCTCACCACCTCGTCGCGATCGTGGCGGCGCGCGCGGGCGTCCCCATGATGATCGAGACGACCCTCGGTCTGACGCGTCCGATGATGGATGCGATCGCCGACGCGGTGGCGAAAGCGGGCGTGTTCGTCGAAGTCGCCGAGAATTACGGCCGCCGACCCGCGGAGCAGCTCAACGCCGCCGCGATCCGCGCGGGCCTCATCGGGGAGCTCGTCCACCTCTCCGCCTACAACCCGCCGGTGAACGAGGAGAGCAGCTACCACATCATGAGCCTCCTCCGCTCCTACGCGGGGTGCGATGTGGCTGAGATCCGGGCGGCCGGCCGCCGGGTGCCCAACGGCCCGGTGCGCGAGGGTTGGCCCGAATCCTGGATCGACGCGACGCTGACCTTCGAGAGCGGGATCACAGCCTCCGTGAGCTACAGCACCGCCTGGGTCACGCCGCTCCGCTGGGGGCGGCCCCGAATCGTGACCGCCGAGGGGACGAACGGCTACATCCTGACCGAGGACGGCGCGGATCGCCTGCGGCGAGGCGAGGATGGCGGGCCGGTCGATTACCCGACCCGGGTGGAGATGGCAGTCACGGCGAACGGTGAGACCCCGACGCGCTACTCGTTTGGACCCGGTTTCGATGCCAGCTGGGACAATCCGTTCGCCGACCGGGCTCTACCGGACACGGGCGGGATCGCGGACGGCATCGCCCGCGCTATCGAGCTGCGGAGCCTGCACCGGGGCGTGACAAGCGGCGGAACGCCGGGCTGGACGATCGCGCAGGCGCGGCGCTCGCAGGAGCTCGGCATCGCCATCGCCGAGGCCGCGCGCCGCGACACGCCGATGCCGGCCAAGTTGGAGGGCGGGACGAGTTGGGAGCGCGAGCAACACGCCGCCGTCGTGCAGCGCTGGCGTATCGATCCGCTGGACGACGTCGACCGCGTGCTCGACCATCTCTCTAATCGACGACACTAG